The Bacillus zhangzhouensis region ATCTCAAGACATGTATGGGAGGAACATAAAGAAAAGATCAGACAAAATCGTCTGTCTGCCTTTGGAAAAGAGCTATATCAAAAAAGAAAAGAAAAAATAGAGCGAAGCTTTGCAGATTCAAAACAACTGCATGGGCTTCGCTACTGCCGGTTGAGGGGAAAACAAAATGTGAGTGAGCAAGTGCTTCTCACAGCTGCCTGCCAGAACATGAAGAAGATTGCCACACACCTAGCGAAGCTAGGCTAGGTGTGTGGGAGGCCTTTTTCATTAAATCTCATCCATCATAATTAAGATGGAATTAAAAAAGATTGTAGAAAAACATGAGTTTCTCTACAATCTGAGCACTTCCGTAATGGAAGTGCTTTTCATTTTATCGCTGTTCTTTCCCAATTTCCGGCAGGATCGTTTTCGCTAAATGCTGATCCATTTCCTCATATTCATCATAATGAATCGTTTCATACAGCTCTTTTCTCGTTTGCATATCCCCAAGTATCCCCTGCTGCGTCCCCTTTTCCATGATTTCTGTAAATAAACGCTCATACGCTTTTGCAGCGACTCTGAGTGATGACACAGGGTAAATAACCATCTGAAAACCAAACATAGAAAATTCGTCTGCAGGATAATAAGGTGTCTTGCCAAATTCTGTCATGTTTGCAAGGAGCGGACTTTGAATATGGTTTGACACATGCGTGAAGTCCTCTGCTGTGATGAGTGCCTCAGGAAAAATAGCATCAGCCCCTGCTTCTACGTAAAGATTGGCCCGGCAGATGACATCCTCCATTCCATTTACGGACTTTGCATCAGTTCTCGCAATCACCAAAAGCGTTGGTGCCGCTTGTTTGATGGCTTTGATTTTTTCGACCATTTCTTCTACTGGAACGAGTGATTTTCCGTTTAAATGCCCGCATTTTTTTGGCATTTGCTGATCTTCAATTTGAACAGCTGCCACCTTGCTTTCAACCATTTCTTTTGCCGCTCTTGCTGCATTTAAAACACCGCCATAACCTGTGTCCATATCGACCAAAAGCGGAAGCTGGGAAGCTCGAATAA contains the following coding sequences:
- the prpB gene encoding methylisocitrate lyase; this translates as MWIVNEETNQADLAAAFKEQMHKSALFQIPGVHDGMSALYAKKMGFQGLYLSGAAFCASKGLPDLGMIHSTEMAEKAKEIIRASQLPLLVDMDTGYGGVLNAARAAKEMVESKVAAVQIEDQQMPKKCGHLNGKSLVPVEEMVEKIKAIKQAAPTLLVIARTDAKSVNGMEDVICRANLYVEAGADAIFPEALITAEDFTHVSNHIQSPLLANMTEFGKTPYYPADEFSMFGFQMVIYPVSSLRVAAKAYERLFTEIMEKGTQQGILGDMQTRKELYETIHYDEYEEMDQHLAKTILPEIGKEQR